One window of the Benincasa hispida cultivar B227 chromosome 3, ASM972705v1, whole genome shotgun sequence genome contains the following:
- the LOC120074439 gene encoding U-box domain-containing protein 8 — protein MAAPYPDDFKCPISLEIMSDPVILSSGHTFDRSSIQRWLDAGHRTCPITQLPLPQNPSLIPNHALRSLISNFNPVSLSKPFLPHPPPQTLISILISPSSSLDSKLDCLNQLARVSKRDSAMRRRLTESGAVSAVLKCVGSDDPSLQEKALSLLLNLSLDDDNKVGLVAEGAIGLTVAALQARSADCRAVAATMLTSLAVVEVNKATIGAYPYAVRSLVYLLRNGNNREQKEAATALYAICSFPGNRVRAVECGAVPILLKIANSGLDRAVEVLGVLAKCREGREEMQRFKGCVEILGCVLRNGGPRGVQYALLTLASLCCHCERLCVEARREGVLGICMTLIDDDNEKIRANAANLIHILRGNNP, from the coding sequence ATGGCGGCTCCATATCCGGATGATTTCAAGTGTCCTATTTCTCTGGAGATAATGTCGGACCCTGTAATACTCTCCTCCGGCCACACCTTTGATCGTTCTTCAATCCAACGATGGCTCGACGCCGGTCACCGGACTTGCCCAATCACCCAATTGCCCCTTCCTCAAAACCCTTCTCTAATCCCTAACCATGCCCTCCGAagcttaatttcaaatttcaacccTGTTTCCCTTTCCAAGCCATTTCTCCCTCATCCGCCGCCTCAAACCCTAATCTCGATTCTCATCTCTCCTTCTTCCTCTCTCGATTCCAAGCTCGATTGCCTCAATCAACTCGCCAGGGTTTCAAAGCGTGATTCCGCTATGCGTCGAAGATTGACCGAGTCCGGTGCTGTCTCGGCCGTTCTTAAATGTGTCGGTTCTGACGATCCCAGCCTCCAAGAGAAGGCTCTCTCGCTTTTGCTTAATCTTAGTTTGGACGATGATAACAAAGTGGGTTTGGTTGCAGAGGGAGCTATTGGCCTCACCGTGGCTGCTCTTCAAGCTAGGTCCGCCGATTGCAGAGCCGTGGCGGCCACGATGCTGACGAGCTTGGCGGTTGTGGAGGTAAACAAAGCTACAATTGGGGCATATCCCTATGCGGTTCGTTCTCTGGTTTATTTATTACGGAACGGCAACAACAGAGAGCAGAAGGAAGCTGCAACTGCGCTTTACGCCATTTGTTCATTCCCCGGAAACCGTGTGCGGGCTGTGGAATGTGGGGCTGTTCCTATTTTGCTTAAAATTGCAAATTCTGGGCTGGATAGAGCAGTGGAAGTTCTGGGGGTTTTGGCTAAGTGCAGGGAAGGTCGAGAAGAGATGCAGCGGTTCAAGGGATGTGTGGAGATTTTGGGTTGTGTTTTGAGAAATGGAGGTCCAAGAGGAGTTCAATATGCTCTTCTAACTCTGGCTTCCCTTTGTTGTCATTGCGAGCGACTGTGCGTGGAGGCCAGAAGAGAAGGCGTTTTGGGAATCTGTATGACATTGATTGATGATGATAATGAAAAGATCAGAGCAAATGCTgcaaatttgattcatatactGCGCGGAAACAACCCATGA
- the LOC120072688 gene encoding NAD(P)H dehydrogenase (quinone) FQR1-like, producing MATKVYIVYYSTYGHVLRLAEEIQKGAASVEGVEVKLWQVPETLPSEVLEKMQAPPKGEAPIITPNELAEADGLLFGFPTRFGMMCAQFKAFMDATGSLWRTQSLAGKPAGIFYSTASQGGGQETTPLTAITQLVHHGMLFVPIGYSFGAGMFEMENIKGGSPYGAGTLAGDGSRQPSELELQQAFHQGKYFAGIAKKLKGN from the exons ATGGCCACCAAAGTTTACATTGT TTACTATTCCACGTATGGACATGTCTTGAGGCTAGCAGAGGAAATTCAGAAAGGAGCTGCTTCTGTGGAGGGAGTTGAAGTCAAATTATGGCAG GTCCCAGAAACATTACCAAGCGAGGTTCTTGAAAAGATGCAAGCACCACCAAAGGGTGAAGCACCGATCATTACACCAAACGAACTCGCTGAAGCTGACGGTTTGCTCTTCGGATTCCCTACAAGATTCGGAATGATGTGTGCTCAATTCAAAGCATTCATGGATGCAACAGGCAGTTTATGGAGAACACAATCACTTGCAGGCAAGCCTGCAGGCATTTTCTATAGCACTGCTTCTCAAGGAGGTGGACAGGAGACTACTCC CTTAACAGCCATAACTCAGCTGGTTCATCATGGAATGCTGTTTGTTCCGATTGGATATTCATTTGGAGCTGGTATGTTCGAGATGGAGAACATCAAGGGCGGGAGCCCTTACGGTGCCGGAACTTTGGCTGGTGATGGCTCTAGACAGCCTTCTGAACTGGAACTGCAGCAAGCTTTCCACCAGGGAAAGTATTTTGCTGGCATTGCAAAGAAGCTCAAGGGAAACTGA